A genome region from Rathayibacter caricis DSM 15933 includes the following:
- a CDS encoding sugar phosphate isomerase/epimerase family protein yields MKFATRLNSFISGGDTAAALRRISATRGIDYVDLNYPEHFTGIGSDAMKPLLDELGLTLNSVAMRFRKDFVHGEYSNRDEAVRREAIELTKEGIDAAAAGGSDLVTVWLGYDGFDYTFQKDYAKDLGRIVEAFQELADYRPDIRISIEYKPYEERVHSVIRSVGQTLHILQLIDRPNVGATLDFAHMLMAGDAPGFGAALLLAEGKLWGVHLNDGNNDHDDGLMIGSIHPFETIEFLYYLLRHEYDGVIYFDTFPIREDAQEEAETNRATVELLIAKIEAVGVDRITSVIEKADGIASQQLRNELLGIAVPTPAS; encoded by the coding sequence ATGAAGTTCGCCACGCGCCTCAACTCGTTCATCAGCGGCGGAGACACCGCTGCAGCCCTCCGTCGCATCAGTGCGACCCGAGGCATCGACTACGTCGACCTCAACTACCCCGAGCACTTCACGGGTATCGGCTCCGATGCCATGAAGCCCCTGCTCGACGAGCTCGGACTCACCCTCAACAGCGTCGCCATGCGCTTCCGGAAGGACTTCGTCCACGGGGAGTACAGCAACCGCGACGAGGCCGTCCGCCGCGAGGCGATCGAGCTGACGAAGGAGGGGATCGACGCCGCCGCCGCCGGAGGCAGCGACCTCGTCACCGTCTGGCTCGGTTACGACGGCTTCGACTACACCTTCCAGAAGGACTACGCGAAGGATCTCGGCCGCATCGTCGAGGCGTTCCAGGAGCTCGCCGACTACCGTCCGGACATCCGGATCAGCATCGAGTACAAGCCGTACGAGGAGCGCGTCCACTCCGTCATCCGCAGCGTCGGCCAGACGCTGCACATCCTTCAGCTGATCGACCGTCCCAACGTCGGCGCGACCCTCGACTTCGCGCACATGCTGATGGCTGGAGACGCCCCCGGATTCGGGGCCGCGCTCCTCCTCGCCGAGGGCAAGCTGTGGGGCGTCCACCTCAACGACGGCAACAACGATCACGACGACGGACTGATGATCGGCTCGATCCACCCGTTCGAGACGATCGAGTTCCTCTACTACCTCCTCCGTCACGAGTACGACGGCGTCATCTACTTCGACACGTTCCCGATTCGCGAGGACGCGCAGGAGGAGGCCGAGACGAACCGGGCGACGGTCGAGCTGCTCATCGCGAAGATCGAGGCCGTCGGAGTCGACCGCATCACCTCGGTGATCGAGAAGGCCGACGGCATCGCCTCGCAGCAGCTCCGCAACGAGCTTCTGGGGATCGCCGTTCCGACCCCCGCCTCCTGA
- a CDS encoding ABC transporter substrate-binding protein, producing the protein MAAITLVALVGGVVGGRATVSQADTTGGGSGGAASGVAVDVIIRASDSAYWQTLLAGSEAAATDYGIDVSSFGPTSETDIAGQVQLVENSVSRGVDAILIAPSSSEALNASIDAAREAGIKVITADTRVTADIEGHIGTNNISAGTAAGERMCELLTAQGTTTGKVLVEAPIAGIEANQDRDAGFRAGLATGCPDIDSSLQSYNNNDIATAAAQVNDAISANPDLVGVFADNNSSGVGAATAIKDNDAADRIAVVAFDSDPAENAALAAGTIDALVVQNPWFLGYQGVVEAAMATQGRIPPANLDPGVAIADRENSETPEIKSLLEPQTAEVD; encoded by the coding sequence GTGGCGGCGATCACCCTCGTCGCCCTCGTCGGGGGAGTCGTCGGTGGCAGGGCCACCGTCTCCCAGGCAGACACCACCGGCGGGGGCAGCGGCGGCGCCGCGTCCGGCGTCGCAGTGGACGTCATCATCCGGGCCAGCGACTCCGCGTACTGGCAGACCCTCCTCGCCGGCTCCGAGGCGGCGGCCACGGACTACGGCATCGACGTGTCCAGCTTCGGTCCCACCTCCGAGACCGACATCGCCGGCCAGGTCCAGCTCGTCGAGAACTCGGTCAGCCGGGGCGTGGACGCGATCCTCATCGCGCCGAGCTCGAGCGAGGCACTCAACGCCTCCATCGACGCTGCCCGCGAGGCGGGGATCAAGGTCATCACGGCCGACACCCGCGTGACCGCGGACATCGAGGGCCACATCGGAACGAACAACATCTCCGCGGGTACCGCTGCGGGCGAGCGGATGTGCGAGCTGCTCACCGCTCAGGGAACGACGACGGGCAAGGTCCTCGTGGAGGCGCCCATCGCCGGGATCGAAGCGAACCAGGATCGCGACGCCGGGTTCCGCGCAGGACTCGCGACAGGCTGCCCGGACATCGACTCGAGCCTGCAGAGCTACAACAACAACGACATCGCTACCGCTGCCGCACAGGTCAACGACGCCATCTCGGCGAACCCCGACCTCGTCGGCGTCTTCGCCGACAATAACAGCTCCGGAGTCGGCGCCGCGACAGCCATCAAGGACAACGACGCGGCCGACCGCATCGCGGTCGTCGCCTTCGACTCCGACCCCGCCGAGAACGCCGCCCTCGCCGCGGGCACCATCGACGCACTCGTCGTGCAGAACCCCTGGTTCCTCGGATACCAGGGCGTCGTCGAGGCGGCCATGGCGACCCAAGGCCGCATCCCTCCCGCGAACCTCGACCCCGGCGTGGCCATCGCTGATCGCGAGAACAGCGAGACCCCCGAGATCAAGTCGCTGCTGGAGCCGCAGACCGCTGAGGTCGACTGA